A stretch of Sphingomonas sp. JUb134 DNA encodes these proteins:
- a CDS encoding L,D-transpeptidase family protein: protein MRHCRIPAILLLIATAGTGLAPTWDARAYAQAKKSAPARKSAARKPAPKKATAKPAPSEPQATPATRAVAVQIREQAGGKVKGFYADRGFWPIWATSGRLGPEADAFVDMVETADLDGLRPNSYGPDALRKAVAAARSGDPVAVAQAELALSRALADYVADVRRPRETGMTYLDDEVKPRKLKAENVLRAAVLTKSFASYIRDMGWMSPHYVRLRTLLATPGLSPDDRARLRINLDRARLLPGAWTRHIVVDAASARLYFYQGGKQVGTMRVVVGTPQTQTPMLAGMVRYAILNPYWNVPTDLVQKKIAPKVLAGQSLTAMRFEALSDWSENATRLDPKAIDWHAVAAGQQEVRVRQLPGPANSMGRVKFMFPNDLGIYLHDTNEKALMKKPARHFSNGCVRLEDAPTLGKWLLGKPITTVAKKPEQAAPLPQAVPVYLTYFTATAAPRGVAFLPDVYGRETRG from the coding sequence ATGCGGCACTGCCGCATCCCCGCCATTCTGCTTCTGATCGCCACCGCCGGGACCGGGCTCGCCCCGACCTGGGACGCGCGCGCCTATGCCCAGGCAAAGAAATCCGCGCCCGCCCGGAAATCCGCCGCAAGGAAGCCGGCACCCAAAAAGGCGACGGCAAAGCCCGCGCCCAGCGAGCCGCAGGCGACCCCCGCCACCCGCGCCGTCGCGGTGCAGATCCGCGAGCAGGCCGGCGGCAAGGTCAAGGGCTTCTACGCCGATCGCGGCTTCTGGCCGATCTGGGCGACGAGCGGCCGGCTGGGTCCGGAGGCCGACGCCTTTGTCGACATGGTCGAGACCGCCGACCTTGATGGCCTGCGCCCCAACAGCTACGGGCCGGATGCGCTGCGCAAGGCGGTGGCCGCGGCGCGCAGCGGCGATCCCGTCGCCGTCGCCCAGGCCGAACTCGCGCTCTCTCGCGCGCTTGCCGACTATGTGGCGGACGTCCGCCGCCCGCGCGAAACGGGCATGACCTACCTCGATGACGAGGTGAAGCCCCGCAAGCTCAAGGCCGAGAACGTGCTGCGCGCGGCCGTCCTCACCAAGTCGTTCGCAAGCTACATCCGCGACATGGGCTGGATGAGCCCGCACTACGTGCGCCTGCGCACGCTGCTGGCGACCCCGGGCCTGTCCCCGGACGACCGCGCGCGCCTGCGCATCAACCTCGATCGCGCGCGCCTGCTGCCCGGCGCCTGGACGCGCCATATCGTCGTCGATGCCGCGTCGGCACGCCTCTATTTCTACCAGGGCGGCAAGCAGGTCGGCACCATGCGCGTCGTCGTCGGCACGCCGCAGACGCAGACGCCGATGCTCGCCGGCATGGTCCGCTACGCGATCCTCAACCCCTATTGGAACGTGCCGACCGACCTCGTCCAAAAGAAGATCGCGCCCAAGGTGCTCGCCGGCCAGTCGCTCACCGCCATGCGGTTCGAGGCGCTGTCCGACTGGAGCGAGAACGCCACCAGGCTCGATCCCAAGGCGATCGACTGGCACGCCGTTGCCGCCGGCCAGCAGGAAGTGCGCGTGCGCCAACTGCCCGGCCCCGCCAACTCGATGGGCCGCGTCAAGTTCATGTTCCCCAACGACCTCGGCATCTACCTGCACGACACCAACGAGAAGGCGCTGATGAAGAAGCCCGCCCGGCACTTCAGCAACGGCTGCGTGCGGCTGGAGGATGCGCCGACGCTGGGCAAATGGCTGCTCGGCAAGCCGATCACCACCGTCGCCAAGAAGCCGGAACAGGCCGCCCCCCTGCCCCAGGCGGTGCCCGTCTACCTCACCTATTTCACCGCCACCGCCGCCCCCAGGGGCGTCGCCTTCCTCCCCGACGTCTACGGCCGCGAGACCCGCGGCTGA
- a CDS encoding glycosyltransferase family 39 protein, translating into MLRLGTADHSLWYDELASVEFARQPIHRLWSAWMVRETNPPLFYSLLAGSMALFGDSDIALRLLPIAIGLTGIWAAFLLGRTLDGPRAALLAAMLLALSAQHVDFSQQVRAYGLAHTAVLFACLGMVLYLRRRSTAGLVLYAAATLTALYAHTTLALFAGLAAVTMLWLLRDDRRAQRDWLVANAGVLALWSWWAAITLRQLAMPVTNIAWIAAPSFREAIDMTAVAYLPMYLRAAGPVGTAQLLGLFAGLGAWVVRARRPDLTLLAVLVAGAPLLLFAITQRVPIFLPRTLSWASSPALVLLSVAVVQIRSRLVAAATVAVLLASSAIGLAAWLPDRERDQWRQTAAAVERLHPLPVFAGDDAVALAMLKYRASPASGFTPIVVQAPWRERWAAGLYSGPHLSPAAARRLIRMRGCAVAIGWGPMYPPILEGAATQRIGPPDRQPEVLLVQFPGGRGCSR; encoded by the coding sequence TTGCTGCGCCTCGGCACCGCCGATCATTCCCTATGGTATGACGAGCTCGCCTCCGTCGAGTTCGCCCGCCAGCCCATCCATCGCCTGTGGAGCGCGTGGATGGTGCGGGAAACCAACCCACCGTTGTTCTACTCGCTCTTGGCGGGAAGCATGGCCCTGTTCGGGGACAGCGACATTGCGCTCCGGCTGCTGCCGATCGCCATCGGCCTCACGGGGATCTGGGCGGCGTTTCTGCTCGGCCGCACGCTGGATGGCCCACGCGCGGCGCTGCTGGCCGCGATGCTGCTCGCGCTCTCGGCCCAGCATGTCGATTTCAGCCAGCAAGTCCGGGCATATGGCCTGGCGCACACGGCAGTGCTCTTCGCCTGCCTCGGCATGGTGCTCTACCTTCGGCGCCGCTCCACCGCGGGGCTGGTCCTCTACGCGGCAGCTACGCTTACGGCCCTGTACGCGCATACCACGCTGGCGCTCTTCGCCGGGCTTGCGGCCGTCACCATGCTCTGGCTGCTCCGGGACGACCGCCGCGCGCAGCGGGACTGGCTCGTGGCGAATGCCGGCGTGCTCGCGCTGTGGAGCTGGTGGGCGGCGATCACGCTTCGCCAGCTCGCCATGCCCGTCACCAACATCGCCTGGATCGCAGCGCCCTCCTTCCGCGAAGCGATCGACATGACGGCGGTCGCGTATCTGCCGATGTACCTGCGCGCAGCGGGTCCGGTCGGCACTGCCCAGCTCCTCGGGCTCTTCGCAGGGCTGGGCGCCTGGGTGGTGCGGGCACGCCGGCCCGACCTCACGCTCCTCGCGGTGCTGGTCGCCGGCGCACCGCTGCTGCTGTTCGCCATCACCCAGCGCGTCCCGATCTTCCTGCCGCGCACCTTGAGCTGGGCAAGCAGCCCGGCGCTGGTCCTGCTCTCGGTCGCGGTCGTCCAGATCCGGTCGCGCCTGGTCGCCGCAGCGACCGTGGCGGTATTGCTCGCCTCCAGCGCGATCGGGCTCGCGGCTTGGCTGCCGGACCGGGAGCGCGATCAATGGCGCCAGACGGCTGCCGCAGTCGAGCGCCTGCATCCCCTGCCGGTGTTCGCAGGCGACGACGCCGTGGCGCTGGCGATGCTGAAATACCGCGCCTCGCCGGCTTCGGGCTTCACCCCCATCGTGGTCCAGGCGCCGTGGCGGGAGCGCTGGGCCGCGGGCCTCTACTCCGGCCCGCATCTCTCACCGGCGGCAGCACGGCGGCTGATCCGGATGCGCGGCTGTGCGGTCGCGATCGGCTGGGGGCCGATGTATCCGCCGATCCTGGAGGGCGCCGCCACGCAACGCATCGGCCCGCCGGATCGCCAGCCGGAGGTGCTGCTCGTGCAGTTCCCCGGCGGCCGTGGATGTTCCCGCTGA
- a CDS encoding excalibur calcium-binding domain-containing protein, protein MSNRFPHLRQAQADRGSFGSRRASARRSGYPAVVALGCVLVFAATWIATPNLQRLWAQTSTPKPPAVKATVQDPEAAERSVYFSGCSEARAAGAAPIHRGSPGYRPEMDGDGDGVACENYSGFRGSEGGYRLPRLRRRH, encoded by the coding sequence ATGAGCAATCGCTTCCCTCATTTGCGGCAGGCGCAGGCCGATCGCGGCTCCTTTGGCTCGCGCCGCGCCTCGGCACGTCGGTCCGGCTACCCGGCGGTCGTCGCCCTGGGGTGTGTTCTGGTATTCGCCGCGACCTGGATCGCCACCCCAAACCTACAGCGGTTGTGGGCACAGACCTCCACACCCAAGCCGCCTGCGGTGAAGGCGACAGTGCAGGACCCCGAAGCGGCCGAGCGCTCCGTCTACTTCAGCGGCTGCAGCGAGGCGCGCGCCGCAGGCGCCGCGCCCATACACCGCGGCTCCCCCGGCTATCGCCCGGAGATGGACGGGGACGGCGATGGGGTCGCCTGTGAAAACTACAGCGGATTCCGCGGCAGCGAAGGCGGCTACAGGCTCCCCCGCCTCCGCCGCCGCCACTGA